AGCCGGTTCCCCGGAGGGTGACGCGGCTTCCCGGTGGCGCGGCATCAGGGTGCATGGCCTCGATGCGGAGCGGCGCGCGCACGACGAAGGTTTGAGGGCTGGTAGCGGTGCCTGCGCCCGCCACCTCTACGCGAAAACGTCCCGAGGTTGGCCTCTCGGGGGCGATCACATCGAGCCACCCGGGAGCGGCCTGCAGCACAATGACAGGCTCATCGCCAAGCGTCACGCGGTTGCCTGCGGTGCGCGGCGAGAAGTCATGTCCCAAGATTCGGACCAACGTACCGGGGTTGGCGCGCAGGGGCTTTACGTTTCGCACTCGCGGTTTCGGTGGCGCAGTGAGCCCGCTCTGAGCGCGCGCCGAACCGCTGTGGCCCGTCAGCGCAAAAGCGAGCGCAACGGACGCCAGCATACATCCCAAGGGGGGCCGTGTAGCCGTGGCGGGCCAGCGCCCGCCGGTAGCCTCGATCACCCCCGCAACGTACTTGCTCGGCCAGTGCTCGGCCAGCCCGCATCGGTCACCAGCCGCCGGCGGTTGCGTCGATTGGGGGCCGCGTGCCCGATCCGCCCGCACAAGCGGCCGCGTCCTCCGGGATCGCAGGAGCGCAGCGGCGACAGCTCCGATAGGTGTCAACCATGCCTCCGGTGCCTCGACCGCGGATCGGCGGCTACCGCACAGCCGCCTTGGGCGATTCGCCTCGAAGTTGGCGACAGATGGGGGCTGACCCCTGGGTTTTTGCCCCCATCTGCGTACAATGCGCTGCATGTACGACGACGAGCGAGTGTCGATTCCAGGTCTTGGGCGGCGGGGCGCAGGTCCAGGGTGTGTCAGCGTTGTGCTGCTGTCCATGCTTACGTCCGCGGTCGTGACCGTGGGCATTCTCGTTGCTGTCCAGCGCTTTGGACTGGCGGGACTCGAAGCTCTGTTGGAGGGCAAGCCCGCCGAGGCAGCAGCCGAGGTGGTCGAAGTGCCCGACATCACCAGCCTGCCGCTGGCGGCTGCCGAGGAGGTGCTCAGGGCGAGAGGACTGCGGCTGGTGGTCAAGGAAAAGGACTCGCATGCCAGCATCCCGCTCGATCACGTGGCCGCTCAGACGCCTCTGGCCGGCTCGCAGGTGAACCCGCAGAGCGAGGTGAGCGTCGTCGTGTCCGAGGGGAGTGCGATCGTGAGCGTCCCGGCGGTAGTGGGCCGATCGCTGGCCGATGCGAAACGAGCGCTCGAGCAGGCCGGGCTCCGCGTCGGCACGCCGTCTGCGACGGGCAAGGGTCCGCCCGGGACCGTGACGGCGATCACGCCCGCTCCAGGTACCCCCGTCAAGACCGGCAGCTCGGTCACCCTGACCGTAGCCCCCACGGGGCTGCAAACGCCCAAGCTTGTGGGGCTGTCGCTGAGCAGAGCCAAGGCCGAGCTCGCCAAGCGCGGTCTCACGCTGGGGCAGGTGCGGGAGCGCTACGACCGGACAAAGCGGGCCTACGTTGTCTTGGAGCAAGACCCCACGCCCGGCAGCGTGGTGCCCCGCGGGGCGACGGTGGATCTGGTCGTCAACGAAGGCGACTAGGTCGTTCCGGGCCAGAATGGCGCCATAGCCGCTTTCGTCCTCGAAAAAGTCCTCGAAATAGCGCTGCTATTCCTGCGGTATTTTTCTGCGGGCGCGCTGGCTCTGGCATCCATTCTGACCCGGAACGAGGCTCTGTTTCCAGAATGGCGCCATAGCCGCTTTCGTCCTCGAAGGCCAAACCAGGGAAGATGCTCAACTGGCGTGGCGTGGCGTGAAACAAGTTGCCATACACAAATAGGCCGATCAGGCATGCCGCCAATACGGCGCTGCACCCGTTTTTATCGCTCGCGTTTCACCCGCTCTTCAGCGGGCCTCTGCTCGCGGGTCCTCGCCGGCCGCGAGATTGCGTGCACTTGCCGGCGTCATGGCGCCGGTTTTCAGGCGTGTCCAGTAGTCGTCGAGGGCGTCCCGGACCTTGGGCGCGAGCAGTACCGCTCCCAGCATGTTCGGAAAGGCCATCCCGAACACCATCACGTCTCCGAAATCCACCACATGGCCGAGCGTGATCAGGGGGCCTATGAAGGTGAAGACGAGGAACAGGAGCTTGTAGACGATCGACGTACGGGCACCAAACACGTGGGTCCAGCAGCGTTCGCCGTAGTAGCTCCACGAGATCATCGTGGAGAATGCGAAGAAGAACACGGCCAGCGACAGCACGTTGGGAAACCAGGGCAGCACGCTCGCGAAGGCTGCCGAGGTCATGTTCACGCCCTCCCCGTAGCCGCCTGTGTAGGTGCCGGTGACGATTACCACGAGCGCGGTCATGGTGCAGATGACGACGGTATCGATGAAGGGCTCGAGCAGCGCGACGATGCCTTCCCGAACGGGCTCGCTCGTCGCTGCCGCCGAGTGCGCTATCGCGGCCGAGCCGATGCCCGCTTCGTTGGAAAAGGCGGCCCGCCGGACGCCGGTGACCAACACCCCGAGGAAGCCACCGTAGCCAGCCTGGGGAGTGAAGGCCTCGCTGAAGATGCGTCCGAACGCTCCAGGAATCGCCTGGACGTTGCTTAGCAGGATCCAGACGCCGGCAACCACGTAGACGCCGCACATCACGGGCACGATGTAGCCTGCTACGGCCCCAATGCGACGGATGCCGCCCACGATCACGATCCCAACGAGCAAGACCATCAGCAGCCCGTAGAGGGTGGGGTTGTCGCGGAAGAACGGGATGACCTCGGCCGTCATCTGGTAGGATTGATTGCTCTGGAAGATGTTGCCTCCTGCGAAGCTCGCCCCGATACAAAGCAGGGAGAACAAGATCGCGAGGAAGGTTCCGGTGCGAGGCATTCCCAGCTCGCTTAGGCCCGCCGACAGATAACGCATCGGGCCTCCGAGGACCCGGCCGTTGCTGTCGACCTCGCGAAACATCTGGCCCAGGGTGCACTCGACAAATTTGGACGACATGCCAAGGAATCCGGCCAAGATCATCCAGAACGTGGCGCCGGGGCCTCCCGTTCCCACGGCAATCGCCACGCCGGCGATGTTTCCCAGGCCCACGGTCGCCGACAGAGCCGATGCCAACGCGCGAAAATGGCTTACCTCGCCGGGCTCGCTCGGATCATCGTAGCGACCCGCGGTTACGACCAGGGCGTGCGAGAACGCGCGCAGGTTGATGAACCGCATGCGCAGGGTGAAGAACAGCGCGCCGCTGATCAGCCACAGCACGATGATCGGCAGCTCGGTCTCGCCTTCGCGCCCGTTGTCCCAGAACACGACGTCCCAGAACAATACGGTCTTGAAGGGCGCGACGAGGTAGCGGCCGAATTGCTCGTTCAGGGTCGAGGCGGCCTCGTCGCCCTGCCGGGCATGGGCAACGGATACGAACGATCCCGGGGCAGCCGGCGAGCCCACGAGCAGAGCCAGCGCCAGAAGGGCTGCTAGGACGCGAGACGTCATGGGGCCGCGAGTGTAACCGAAAACTACTCTCGTGCCGTGACCACGCGATCTGTTCGATGCGGGTCGCGGCGCTGCGGTGTTGACCAGACAATGAGCGGCTTAGGTTGTTTTGCTGAAGCAGAGTCGCCCCGCCTACTTGCTAGAGCGCGTCGCGGATCGCGGGGCCGTGACCGAGGGATCCCCCATATAGGGTCGTACCCGAGACGTGAGCCCAGGCCGCTGGTGCGTTCCGTCGGGGCACCACGACGAGCTCTGCGCCGTCGCTCGGTAGCGGTTCTTCGCCGACCTGTTGGCTGATGCCGTTCAGGGTGCCTCCGGGTAGCCGAAGGCCGTGCGCGGTCCCGGTAGCCTGGTCCACCACTTCGTAGCGCGTGAAGATGAGGCCGTCCTCGCGTGAGGCTCCCAGCCGAGCGATCCTGCCACGCAGCAGCTGTCCGCTGCCCAGCAGCGCGCTCAATCGGCTCCCGGCTTGCGCAGCCGGTACCGAGTGCCGCGGCGCCGCGTGCCTCGTCTTGTGGAGCGCCTCGAGACCCGCAGCCGAAACCGCGGGGTGCGAATCTTCGGCCAGGCGGCTCGCGAGACGCCGGTACTCTCGGTACGGCTGATCCGCGAGCGCTTGCGCCGCAGCCAGTCTGACCTCGGCGCTTCCTGAGAGTACTGCGCTTTGCAGCTCGGCGAGCTTGCCCTGCTGTAGCAGCAGATTGACCTTGCGGGTGGCTGCAGCGGGGTCGCCCGCGGGGGCGGTTCCGAGCTGTCCCGCGAACAGGAGCGGTGAGAACGCAAGAGCGAGGCTTCGGGCATAGCGACGGCGCACGGGCGTAGCGATGATCCTGGAGACCAACCCTGCCGCCGCGAGCAATCCCACAAGCCACCACACCGAGCCGGTTTGCGTGGGGCGGCCGGGAACGCTCGCCTGACCGCCGCAACCGCCTCGCGGCTCGCTGAGTACTTGGGAGCGGTAGATCGTGATGGCGCCTTGCTCGTCGTCGGCCTCGATGCTGCGCTGGTGGGTCTCGCCGTGACGAATGTAGGGCCACATCGTCACCAGACGATCTGCCTCGCTCTCGCCCAGGCCGAGCACGTGTCCGAGCTCATGCGTCAGGACCGCCGCCAGATCGTAGTCGTCGGAGCGCCGCCGCGGCGCGTGCTGCGCAGCATGCTCTTCTCCCGCGTGCTCCTCGAGCAGGTCATAACCGACGTCTCCGTTCACGAGCACATCGGCGTCGATCATCTTGCCGGTTGCCTCCTCGTAGGTGGTCACGGTCACGGCGAGCTTCTGGGAGTCGAACGTCCAGGGTCGCACCAGGTAGATGCCGTTGCTGCTCGTGCCCTGGTGGTAGCCGGGGCCATCGTTGGAAAGTCCGTCCTGGAGCAGCACATCTGGAACGCGCGGCAGCCCGAGCCAGGCATCGGTTGCGATTGCGGCGGCCCTGCGGGCCTCGCCGGGCTCGAGCAGGTTGACGACTTGCCGGCCCATGCGCATGGGGACCGCTTGCTCCGTCCAGCGGATCGGTTTGCCGGAGGCCGTGGTCTTCGTGGTGAATGCGGAGACCGCGCCAGGAAGAGCCAAGACGGTCAAGGATAGCATCGCGGCCAGCGTGCGGTGTGGAGCGAGGCGGATGCTGGCGACTTCTCTTGCCAAAGCAAATTTATAAACGTGCGGTAATATCAAGTCTTTAGGTAGGTGGGCTGGCTCCGAAGTGGGGCGGGGGAGGTGGATAGCACCATGGATATCAATGGTGACACGATTGGGCGCAACAAAGCCTCGGGCTGCCGGTGTGGACGCGTGGAGCGTCGGCGCCCCCGCCACGATTGACACTGCAGGGGGGGAAGACTACAAACCCTTCGAGTTGCGGGGCGTTAGCGCGCTTCTAGACGGGCGCGTCGTTGTGCGCCGACTGTTTCACACAGTTTGCGAGGCCCCCCAAGCAGGAGTTCGAGGTTCGGACCGATGGTCAGCGTCTACCTGCCTGTCATGCTGCTGCTGCTCGTGGCCGTTGTCGTTGCGTTCGCGATGTTCACCGCAACGTCTTCGGCCGGTCCCAAGAACATGACGAAGGCCAAGGCGATCCCCTACGAGAGCGGGTCGTACACCCAGGGCGCTCAGCACGTCCGCCTCAGCGTGAAGTTCTATCTCACGGCTATCCTGTTTGTCGTTTTCGACATCGAGGCGGTGTTTCTGTACCCGTGGGGAGTGATGTTTCGAGAGCTGGGTTGGTTCGGCCTGTGGGAGATGTTGATGTTCCTCGGGATTCTGGGCATCACCCTCGTGTATGCGTGGAGAAAGGGAGCGCTCGAATGGGAGGACTAGCCCACAAACCAGGTGCGCCAGCTCGACTCCTGATCGCGTGCCCGGTGCCGAGCCCATGAGCCAGCGGGTCGTAGCGCGGCTGAAGCAGCAGTTCGGCGACAGGATCCTGGCAAGCAGCGATTTCCGTGGCGACGACGAGGCTCGGGTAGGGCCCAACGACTGGGCCGAAGTAGCGCGCTTCCTGCGCGACGATGACGCTTGTGCCATGGACCACTTCATCGATCTTACGGCCGTTGACTATCCAGAGCGTGAGAGCGACGAAGGCGGCTGTCGTTTCGAGGTCGTGTTGAGTCTGCGCTCCGCCGCCCACAACCACCGGGTTCGCATCAAGGCGCAGCTGCCGCACGCGCAGCCCATCGCCAGCGTGACCGCCGTGTGGGAGGGTGCGGACTGGGCCGAGCGCGAAGTGTGGGACATGTTCGGTATACGCTTCGAGGGGCACCCGGACCTCAGGCGTATTCTGATGTACGAGGAATTCGAGGGGCATCCGTTGCGCAAGGACTATCCCATCGAAAAAGCACAGCCGCTGGTACCCTACAGGGAGACAGGAGGTATCGAGAAGGTCATGCCTTTTGGCGGTGACGAGGGTCAGCCCTACAGCCGTGTGGATTGGTTGCAGCGGGGCCGGGGCCGCGATCTGCAGGTTTCACCCGCGATCGGCCTGCAGCAGGGCCAGCGGCAGGCGCTGAGCGAATCCACGGCCGAAACGGATCGCGGCGAGCCGGATGCGACCTGATCGGTACCGCTTCGCAGCGAACCTGGTACCCTCGCGCCTGCGCTTGGGGGCGAAGGTTGCCGAACCGGAATCCATCAACGTGATGGGTGGCGAGCGCGATCGCTAGCGCCTGGAGTTGTCGAATGCCCACGTTCACGCTGGACGGCCAGGAGATACCCTTCGAGAAGGGCGATAGCATCATCAAGGCGGCGTGGCGGCAGGGTGTGGAGATCCCTCACTACTGCTGGCATCCCGGGCTTTCGGTGGCCGCCAACTGCCGCATGTGCCTGGTCGAGATCAAGAGCGACCGCCCCATGATGTTGCCGGTGTTGCGCTGGGACGACCAGGCGCAGCAGTACACGCCGGTCGACAAGCCCAAACTCGTGCCGTCATGCCAGACCGGCGCCGCCGAAGGCATGCAGGTGCTGGCCCGGAGCGGCAACGCCCTGAAGGCCCAGGCCGCTGTACAGGAGTTTCTGCTGTTGAACCACCCCGTGGACTGCCCGATTTGCGACCAGGCCGGGGAGTGCAAGCTGCAGGACTACTGGCTGACCAGCCAGGGCTCGCTCAAGCGCAAACGAGGTGAGCCCGTTCACAAGCCCAAGGGCGTGCGTTTCGGTCCAACCATCGTCTACGACGCGGAGCGCTGCATCGTGTGCACGCGCTGCATCCGCGTCTGCGATGAGCTGGTTCACGACCATGTGCTCGATATGCGCGAGCGCGGCAACCGCAACGAGATCATCCTCAGCCCCGGTCGCGAGCTCGACCATCGCTACACCCTGATGACCGAGCACGTGTGTCCCGTGGGGGCGCTCACCAGCCGGGATTTCCGGTTCAAAGCGCGCGTTTGGTTCCTGCGAGCCGCGCCGAGTGTTTGTCCCGGCTGCGCGACCGGATGCAACTCGTTCATCGACTACGATCCGCGCGACAACCGCGCCCACCGGCTGCGACCGCGTGACAACTCGGAAGTGAACGGCTTCTGGATGTGCGACGATGGCATGCTGACCTATCAGCGCATCCATGAAGATCGCGTTCGCGCGGCGCGTGTGTGGGACGCAAAACACGCAGGTAACGGAGACGGTCGCGCAAACGGCCGCGATTCCCATGCTGAGGGTGTCGACGATGCTGGCGGTTTCAGAAGGGGGCAGGGTAGGATACTCAGCGTCGCCCAGGCCCTGAGCGTTGCAGCCGAAGCGCTGGGTCGGATCGAGGCGGGCACACACGCCGTCGTGTTGAGCGCGCAGTACTGCAACGAGGACAACTTCGCGCTAGCGCAGTTGGCGACCGGGGTCCTTGGCGCATCGCGCATGTACCTGGCCGCGCTCGGCGGCTGGGAGGGGGACGACATCCTGCGGGACTCCGATAACAACCCCAATCGTGCCGGTGCGCAGCAGGTGGCGGGAAAGCGGCTAGGCACCTTGGCAGACCTGGCCAAGGACGTCGAATCGGGT
This genomic window from Pseudomonadota bacterium contains:
- a CDS encoding NADH-quinone oxidoreductase subunit C, with protein sequence MSQRVVARLKQQFGDRILASSDFRGDDEARVGPNDWAEVARFLRDDDACAMDHFIDLTAVDYPERESDEGGCRFEVVLSLRSAAHNHRVRIKAQLPHAQPIASVTAVWEGADWAEREVWDMFGIRFEGHPDLRRILMYEEFEGHPLRKDYPIEKAQPLVPYRETGGIEKVMPFGGDEGQPYSRVDWLQRGRGRDLQVSPAIGLQQGQRQALSESTAETDRGEPDAT
- a CDS encoding matrixin family metalloprotease encodes the protein MLSLTVLALPGAVSAFTTKTTASGKPIRWTEQAVPMRMGRQVVNLLEPGEARRAAAIATDAWLGLPRVPDVLLQDGLSNDGPGYHQGTSSNGIYLVRPWTFDSQKLAVTVTTYEEATGKMIDADVLVNGDVGYDLLEEHAGEEHAAQHAPRRRSDDYDLAAVLTHELGHVLGLGESEADRLVTMWPYIRHGETHQRSIEADDEQGAITIYRSQVLSEPRGGCGGQASVPGRPTQTGSVWWLVGLLAAAGLVSRIIATPVRRRYARSLALAFSPLLFAGQLGTAPAGDPAAATRKVNLLLQQGKLAELQSAVLSGSAEVRLAAAQALADQPYREYRRLASRLAEDSHPAVSAAGLEALHKTRHAAPRHSVPAAQAGSRLSALLGSGQLLRGRIARLGASREDGLIFTRYEVVDQATGTAHGLRLPGGTLNGISQQVGEEPLPSDGAELVVVPRRNAPAAWAHVSGTTLYGGSLGHGPAIRDAL
- a CDS encoding 2Fe-2S iron-sulfur cluster-binding protein, whose amino-acid sequence is MPTFTLDGQEIPFEKGDSIIKAAWRQGVEIPHYCWHPGLSVAANCRMCLVEIKSDRPMMLPVLRWDDQAQQYTPVDKPKLVPSCQTGAAEGMQVLARSGNALKAQAAVQEFLLLNHPVDCPICDQAGECKLQDYWLTSQGSLKRKRGEPVHKPKGVRFGPTIVYDAERCIVCTRCIRVCDELVHDHVLDMRERGNRNEIILSPGRELDHRYTLMTEHVCPVGALTSRDFRFKARVWFLRAAPSVCPGCATGCNSFIDYDPRDNRAHRLRPRDNSEVNGFWMCDDGMLTYQRIHEDRVRAARVWDAKHAGNGDGRANGRDSHAEGVDDAGGFRRGQGRILSVAQALSVAAEALGRIEAGTHAVVLSAQYCNEDNFALAQLATGVLGASRMYLAALGGWEGDDILRDSDNNPNRAGAQQVAGKRLGTLADLAKDVESGLVRAVVGLGAESDEPQEQLTALAKLEVLVLLASHAGPLLAPASLVLPVACYAEMDGTFVNRDGKAQRFRRALPPAVGVQPAWAAIAALAKAMSKPFAYDRLPDLRRAMGASAPAEPRAAEGRV
- a CDS encoding NADH-quinone oxidoreductase subunit A, giving the protein MVSVYLPVMLLLLVAVVVAFAMFTATSSAGPKNMTKAKAIPYESGSYTQGAQHVRLSVKFYLTAILFVVFDIEAVFLYPWGVMFRELGWFGLWEMLMFLGILGITLVYAWRKGALEWED
- a CDS encoding PASTA domain-containing protein, producing the protein MYDDERVSIPGLGRRGAGPGCVSVVLLSMLTSAVVTVGILVAVQRFGLAGLEALLEGKPAEAAAEVVEVPDITSLPLAAAEEVLRARGLRLVVKEKDSHASIPLDHVAAQTPLAGSQVNPQSEVSVVVSEGSAIVSVPAVVGRSLADAKRALEQAGLRVGTPSATGKGPPGTVTAITPAPGTPVKTGSSVTLTVAPTGLQTPKLVGLSLSRAKAELAKRGLTLGQVRERYDRTKRAYVVLEQDPTPGSVVPRGATVDLVVNEGD
- a CDS encoding alanine:cation symporter family protein, with translation MTSRVLAALLALALLVGSPAAPGSFVSVAHARQGDEAASTLNEQFGRYLVAPFKTVLFWDVVFWDNGREGETELPIIVLWLISGALFFTLRMRFINLRAFSHALVVTAGRYDDPSEPGEVSHFRALASALSATVGLGNIAGVAIAVGTGGPGATFWMILAGFLGMSSKFVECTLGQMFREVDSNGRVLGGPMRYLSAGLSELGMPRTGTFLAILFSLLCIGASFAGGNIFQSNQSYQMTAEVIPFFRDNPTLYGLLMVLLVGIVIVGGIRRIGAVAGYIVPVMCGVYVVAGVWILLSNVQAIPGAFGRIFSEAFTPQAGYGGFLGVLVTGVRRAAFSNEAGIGSAAIAHSAAATSEPVREGIVALLEPFIDTVVICTMTALVVIVTGTYTGGYGEGVNMTSAAFASVLPWFPNVLSLAVFFFAFSTMISWSYYGERCWTHVFGARTSIVYKLLFLVFTFIGPLITLGHVVDFGDVMVFGMAFPNMLGAVLLAPKVRDALDDYWTRLKTGAMTPASARNLAAGEDPRAEAR